In Syntrophotaleaceae bacterium, the DNA window AGCAACGGTATACGCCTGAGTTTCGCACTGAGGCGGTGAAAATGGTAACGGAACAGGGTCTATCGCAGCCGGAAGCAGCCAAACGGCTTTCGATACCCAAGGGCACACTGGCGAACTGGGTAGCGGAATCCAGGGCAGCCAACCTTTCAATAGCGCCTGGGGCGCTTTCTGCCGATGAACTGGCGAAAGAAAATTCCCGGTTGCGCAAGGAGCTTGCCGAGGCCCGCATGGAGCGTGACATCTTAAAAAAGGCGACGGCGTACTTTGCCAGGGAGTCGCTGCCCGGTACGCGTTCATGAAGCAATGGCGACTCCACTTTCCCGTTACGATCATGTGTCGGGTTTTCGATGTGTCCCGCAGCGGCTTTTACGCCTGGCTGACACGAGAACCGTCCCAACGTGCGCAAGAAGATGAACGCCTCAAGGTTGCTATCAAGGCCGCCCACAAGCGTACTCGCGAGAGTTACAGCTCGCGGCGATTACAGCCGGAGCTGGCGGCTGAAGGTTTTATCGCCGGACGGGATCGCATTGCCCGGTTACGCCGGGAATTGGGCATAAGGTGTCGACAGAGGCGCAAATTCAAGGCGACAACGAATTCAAAACACAACCTGCCGGTGGCGGAAAACCTGCTGGAACAAACCTTTACCCCCAGCGCGCCGAATGAGGTCTGGGTTTCAGACATTACCTACATCCCTACTGGCGAGGGCTGGCTCTACCTGGCAGGGATTAAGGACGTATTCACCTGCGAAATCGTCGGCTACGCCATGGCGGAGCGCATGACGCAGGAGCTGACCAGTCGGGCGCTATTCCGGGCGGCGCAACAGAAACGGCCCACGGCCGGGCTGATCCACCATTCGGACCGTGGCAGCCAGTATTGCTCCCACGACTACCAAAATCTCCTTGTGCAGTTTGGTATGAGGCCGTCGATGTCACGCAAGGGCAATTGCTATGACAATGCACCGATGGAGAGCTTCTGGGGAACCCTCAAGAATGAACTGGTGCATCATTGCCGCTACGCGACCAGGGCCGAGGCTGAAGCCTCTATCCGGGAGTACATCGAGATATTCTACAACCGCCAACGGCGTCATTCGCGCCTTGGCTATTTGGCGCCGGCCGTGTTCTTGCAAAACTTCAACCTTCAGACAGCGGCCGCTTGAGATGCGAGTGTCCACTATTGACAGGACACGTCAACCAGGCGGGAGCACTTGGATTTGCACTGCCCGTTGCTAAAAAGAATTCACCGTTCGACAGGCGGATGGCCAAAGCCTTGGCATGCAGGTAACCGGTCCGTTCATTTTTGTCAGTCGCCCCCAAATTGCCTCCGTTGACAAATCTAACTCCCGCAACCTTAAGACCGGATGGGATCTGCACACTGGCCGGATCGATTGCGACCAGGGTTTCCTTGGGGCGCAGATCTTCCTGGAGTCGTTGCAAAAACCTTAGTTCGGCATCAAAAAATGCCCCCGCAACTAACACCTGCTCAACTTCGCCTTCAATATTCACTATCAACTGATCCCATAAACTGGGAGAGGCGGGGTTCGCCGCCAATAGGTGAAAGCGCTCGGACACTGCTTCTCGGTCCGTTTTCAACCAGGGGGCAAAATCCTGAAGCTTTAGCACCATCTCGCCCAAGTGGCTGGGCAATTGGTTGCCCTGGGATTCTACCCAGGCCAACACATGGCGCCAGGCTGTCTGTAGCACAGACACCGCTTCATCGTCGTCGCTGCCTTGTAGACGAACAAGATTGGTCAGTTCACGGTTATAGCCAAACCCGGACAATGTCAGGTTGTGGCTGCCAACCAAAAGGGAGCCTTTATTTTTTCCCACGAGCAAGATGACTTTGGGATGGAAAGCCCCGGGGGACGAGATCGGCACCAAGGAGTAATAGCGACCCGCTAAACGAGGTGGGTGATGGGCAACCGAATGGGCACACTGCGCGGCATCCATTAACAAAACGTTGTGGTGAACCCCTTGGCCGATGAGCTTGCGAAGCACCACCTCTTCGTAAAATGGCAGGTAAGCGTTATAGCTGGTAATCAGAGAGGCTTCGTATCCTCCCTTTTTAATTTCATCAATTATCGAGATCCGTTCACTCATCACCAACCTCCCTGAGCTGCTTTCCCAAGGAAGAGGTAACCCATACCGTTCCGTTTTTCTCAAGAGCGCCAATGTCTTTGAGGATACGCAAGGATTGGTTAAACCGAGGGCTCGTGAAAACGGCGTGGGGTACAGATATAACTTCGAGCCCTTGGTCCGAGGGACGGATGCGGAAGGTCGACTGGGACTGGCCCCGCAGCTTGCGCAATGCAACCATAAAGTGGGTATGCACTCCCCATTCGTGGCCAAGCCAGGCAATCCACTCCCACACCCTTAAATGGCCCCAGGTTTGAGAGCAGTGAAAAAGGAAAGATTTTAAATTTATGGGGTAAACGTCGAAATAATGGCCATTGAAAACAAACTCTTCATATCCGGTTTGCGTTTCAGGCCTTTTCATCAGAGCTATCAGAATATTGAGCGCTGCTTCCAGTATCCGGGAACGATAATCTGGAGTCGCCTTTTTGTCGCATAGGCTTTCTATCAGGTTGGCGAGCTGCATCTCATGGTGTTCATGAGCCCAATCGCTTAGCGAAGGCAGCCAACTATCTGTAGAAACGGCAAGGTCGGCAACCGTCATTTCCAGAGAAATACTGCTTTCAAAAGCCGCGACATCAAGAGAAGATACAAACCACTGGCATAGTTGTTCCGATGATTCAAAACGAAGTCCGGATTCTTCATAAGCGTCCAAAAGAACAAAAAAGATGCCCTGGACGGCGATAGACAGCAACTCATTCCGTTGATAAACGGCCCATCGGCACCGATTCTGGTTCAGTCTTTCTGGTAGACTCCAGGCATCCCCATTGGGCAGAGCCCCGCTATAAACAGCCCCCCGAAACGCTGCTAAATCTATGGATTGGTCAAAGCGCGCCAGTTCATCTGCCAAATAGAGCATGACTTGCAAACTGCGGCGGCGAGCCAGCAAATCTGTCTCTTCAAAAAGGTTGCGGACAAAAAAAAGATCAGCCAGTAGCTGATGTTCTTGAGGGTTGTTCTTCAGGTGACATGGACAAAAGCTGGCCAATTCATCGAGGCGCTCCGCCGTCACAATATTTTCATCCAAAGTTTGCAGAAACAGGCTTCGATCTACTCCCTGATCCACTGCCTCTGCCAAAATACGGCCAATCTGATTGGTGTTTGCAATTCCGGAGCTCCCGTTGCCATCCATAATGCCTAGCTCGGCGAAGACGCCCAAATAATACTGTCCCAATCCACCCAATTTATTTTTAAAATATCTTCCTGGTTTGTCTTCCCGATGGGCAATTTCAGACAATGTAACGGATTGGTTATTTTTTATTTCACTGATTTGATGCGCAATGTTAGCGCTGCCAGTGGTGGCGCCAGCGTGTCCCTCATGGTCAGTCCCCGTGAGATGCGCATGGCGATGAGCGATCAGAGTAAACAAGCAGTCTGCTTTGCGAAACTGGTCGATAAAGGTGTCGTTGTAACGGTACCCCGCCTGCTCCAACGCCCAAACGATCCATGGATAAAAACTGTAATACCGGGCCCGGTCAGTGACGTTGGTAATTCCCGGCAACATGCGCCCATAGATATTGATACACGGCGCCTGAACCGATAAATGATCTAAACCGCCGATTTGATTTGGGGGTTTAACCCAGGCAGTTTGAACTTCCACGGCGTCCCTCCCTCGCCAAAGATGTTGGCGGATATAAACACTAAGATAGCTTACGAAGCCTGTACAATTTTTTCAAAAAATTCAATAAAACCTGAATCATAGGGTTCTCCCACATGATTGACATTCCATAAACCGGCTTTGCCAATCACCGCCCGATCGGCATCCAATCCCAACCAATCTTTCGTTACGGGATCGATCGGTTCCTTATCCACATTGGAAAGAAGCGCTATCGCATTGCGTTCCAAATAGGCACGAATACTATGGGATCCCGAGGAATCGTCGGCTTCCACCCAAACAAAAGGCATAGCCCCAATAACCTGAGTTACTTTGACTTCGAGGGAATGTTCCAGAGCACGTACCTCCTGGTTAGCAAAGCTTCCTCTTCCCCAAGTCGGGCATTCAAAATCGCCCCTTTTGATGAGCGCACTTCCGACGTGAAGTCGGAAGATGGATCCCCTATGGTTGCCCCCACCGGTATTCGTTCCCTTATGCCCTCTCAACCGACTCCAAAGCGTGGTCCGTGATCCGGTACTGACAGCATGCGTGCCAACCCGAACCACTCGCAGATCCTGCCCATTCTCTCTAAATTCTCCCTCTTCAAAGAAGAAATAGACACCTCGGCGGGGCCAGTTCATGCGACCATGACTCTCGGATAACTTTCTTATCCCCTGCCGTCGCCGCAAGGCTCGAAGAATGGTATAAAACCGCTCAATGTCTTGTTTTCGGTTCATGGTCACAAATCAACCTGGTTCAGGTCCTGCTTAAGAAACTGAAGCTGGCGACCAATAGTTAATCCTCGCATGGGTATTTCATAGAAACTCAGTTGGGCAAGAAGATATTTTCGATATTTATCGCCTGCCAGGAAAACAAAGTGATCTCTCTTAAGATCGGCCCGTTTTGCAAGCTGGGCAAGAACTGCAGCCGCCCACTCTTTTCGCTCCTGAACCTTCATGGTGTTCAAAGTTTGGTCATAGGGGTCGAGGTCGTCGTCAAGCTCGACCAAACCATATTTGGCCGACAAGATGAAAATGCCGTCCGGGGTTAATAGCTGCGCATAACGAAGGCTAAGTCGGAACAGTGGGCTCACATAGAGATTTTTTGCTAAGGATCTGCTCGTCTGCTTCTGACTGACACAGGAGATGAGAACAATCCTCTTCATTTTAATAGCCCAGCCCCTGTAAGGAGAGATTAGTAATACTGTTTGATATAGCTATACGCCTTGTCGAACAGATCCTGGTCCTTGACCTGGTACTTCACGTAAATCACTTTGCGCAGGGCCTTCTGGACCTCGCGCTCTCCGGCCTTGGTATCCTGCCAGCCGGGGAAGCGGACCATCCGTACGATTTCGTCGATGTCGTTGACAATCCGTTCGACCACCATCGGCGTCTTGCCGTTCTTCACCTCGGCGAACAGCTCGGTCAGGGCAGCTTTGGCCTTGGCCTGTTCATCGACCGGGTCCACTTGCTTCTCGGCCTGGACGACCTCCTTGGCCAGGGTCAGCAGCTCCTTGAGGAAGTCGAGGCTGTGGAGCAGGCCCTGTTCGTGCCGTTCCTTGAGCTTTTCGAGGCGCTCGCCCAGGGCGACAAACTTCGGGTTGTCCTTGTGCTTGCGCAGGCGGGCGATGAGCTTGATCTCGATTTCCTTGGATTTCTTGTCCGGGTCCTTGGCATCGAGCAGCCCTTCGAGGACCTCGGCGTCCATCACCAGGGTGTCCAGATCGTCGCGCACCGTTTCCAGATGCACGTTCTCATGCACCAGTTCAATGGTCTTGGCCCCCAGGGCGTGCCAGAGCAGCTTGCCGTTGCCGCTCGGCGGCTTCACCGATTCATAGACCTGGGTCAGCCACTTGTAGTCCTTTTCATAAAGGCCGAGACAGGGATCGGGAGACAGCGCCTCCCACAGACGGGAGAGCACCGAGTATTCCGCCGCGAACTTGTCCCGGGTCTCGTTATCCGGCAGGCAATCCTGCGCCGCGATCAGCCCCTCGTAGCCACCGACGGTGCGGTCCACGCTAGGGAAGAACGAAAGGCTCTTCGCCACCACGCCGGGCAGCTCTTTCTTGAGGTCATCCAGATTGGTGATAACCCTCTGCACCGCCTTTTCATCGAAATCCAGGGCCGTGGCCACGTCATCGAAGATGCCGAGGTAATCCACGATCAGTCCGTGGGTCTTGCCGGGGTAGACGCGGTTGGTACGGCAGATGGCCTGCAGCAGGTTGTGATCCTTCATCGGCTTGTCGAGGTACATCACCTGCAGAATCGGCGCATCGAAACCGGTCAGCAGCTTGGAAGTGACGATCAGGAATTTGAGCGGGTCGTTCGGATCGCGGAACCGGTCGAGGAGCTTTTCCTCCTCGTCCTTGGCCAGCTTCCATTCCGCGTAATCATCGGACTTTCCACCCTGGGTGTGCATGACGATGGCGCTGGCCTCCGGACCGACCAACTCGTCCATGGCCTTCTTGTAGAGAACGCAGCACTCCCGGTCGAAGGTCACCACCTGGGCCTTGAAGCCGTTCGGCTCCACCTTCTCCTGGAAGTGCTTGACGATGTGCTGGCAGATGGCGTTCACCCGGGCCGGGGCCTTGATCAGCACCGCCATCTTGGCGGCCCGCTTGGCCAGGTCGTCACGATCCAGCTCGCTCAGCTCATCGGTCATCTGTGAGTAGGCTTCGTCGATGGCGTCCTTGTTGATGTGCAGCTTCACGTCCACCGCCTCGAAATGCAGCGGCAGCGTGGCCTTGTCCCGGATCGAATCCTGGAACGAGTAACGGCTCATATAGCCCTGCTCATCCTCGTCCGCGCCGAAGGCCCAGAAGGTGTTGCGGTCCCGCTTGTTGATCGGCGTGCCGGTCAGACCAAAGAGAAAGGCGTTGGGCAGCGCATCGCGCATCTTGCGGCCTAAGTCGCCTTCCTGGGTGCGGTGCGCCTCGTCCACCATCACGATGATGTTCGAGCGCTCGTTCAGGCGGCCGTCCGCCTCGCCGAACTTGTGAATGGTAGTGATGATGATCTTGCGGGTATCGGCCGCCAGCAGGCTTTGCAGCTCCTGCCGGGTGGCGGCTCCGATCATGTTCGGGATGTCGGCGGCGTTGAAGGTAGCGGTGATCTGGGTGTCCAGATCGATACGGTCCACCACGATTGATGTATCCTGGTGACAGTGGACACTCTCGCTTGGTAAACTGCCAGGCAGGAGAGTGACAATGAAAAGACAGCAACGGTATACGCCTGAGTTTCGCACTGAGGCGGTGAAAATGGTAACGGAACAGGGTCTATCGCAGCCGGAAGCAGCCAAACGGCTTTCGATACCCAAGGGCACACTGGCGAACTGGGTAGCGGAATCCAGGGCAGCCAACCTTTCAATAGCGCCTGGGGCGCTTTCTGCCGATGAACTGGCGAAAGAAAATTCCCGGTTGCGCAAGGAGCTTGCCGAGGCCCGCATGGAGCGTGACATCTTAAAAAAGGCGACGGCGTACTTTGCCAGGGAGTCGCTGCCCGGTACGCGTTCATGAAGCAATGGCGACTCCACTTTCCCGTTACGATCATGTGTCGGGTTTTCGATGTGTCCCGCAGCGGCTTTTACGCCTGGCTGACACGAGAACCGTCCCAACGTGCGCAAGAAGATGAACGCCTCAAGGTTGCTATCAAGGCCGCCCACAAGCGTACTCGCGAGAGTTACAGCTCGCGGCGATTACAGCCGGAGCTGGCGGCTGAAGGTTTTATCGCCGGACGGGATCGCATTGCCCGGTTACGCCGGGAATTGGGCATAAGGTGTCGACAGAGGCGCAAATTCAAGGCGACAACGAATTCAAAACACAACCTGCCGGTGGCGGAAAACCTGCTGGAACAAACCTTTACCCCCAGCGCGCCGAATGAGGTCTGGGTTTCAGACATTACCTACATCCCTACTGGCGAGGGCTGGCTCTACCTGGCAGGGATTAAGGACGTATTCACCTGCGAAATCGTCGGCTACGCCATGGCGGAGCGCATGACGCAGGAGCTGACCAGTCGGGCGCTATTCCGGGCGGCGCAACAGAAACGGCCCACGGCCGGGCTGATCCACCATTCGGACCGTGGCAGCCAGTATTGCTCCCACGACTACCAAAATCTCCTTGTGCAGTTTGGTATGAGGCCGTCGATGTCACGCAAGGGCAATTGCTATGACAATGCACCGATGGAGAGCTTCTGGGGAACCCTCAAGAATGAACTGGTGCATCATTGCCGCTACGCGACCAGGGCCGAGGCTGAAGCCTCTATCCGGGAGTACATCGAGATATTCTACAACCGCCAACGGCGTCATTCGCGCCTTGGCTATTTGGCGCCGGCCGTGTTCTTGCAAAACTTCAACCTTCAGACAGCGGCCGCTTGAGATGCGAGTGTCCACTATTGACAGGACACGTCACCCGCCCGCGTATTGATGGCCCAATTGCCACCATGCGCCACCAGCTCCGGCTTGATGGCACCGTCAACGGAATAGCCGCCTCGGGTGAAAGGCGATGGTTGATCAGGTTGAGCTATCGGTACCTCTGAAGGGTCGTGTGTGTGGGTCTGACTGTTCCAACTTTGGTTGTGCCGTGCCAAGCTGCCCACGGTGAGGGCGTTCAGTGCCGGTGCTGGCTCTATGATTCGCCAAGCATCGTCCAGCAAATAATTCGGGTAGTTGTCACGCCACGTCAAGCCATCAGGCGAGTCCTCGCCGATGCGATGGTTACCCGCCGAAACCACAAACAGGACGCCCAATTCCCGCGAAAGAGTATCCAGGGTCATGGAAAGCCCTCTCAGATGGCCGCCGAGATAAGGTTTATTCGCATCACCAAATGAGAGATTGAAGACTCGGCAGTTGTACTCTTCTGTAAAGTAGCGTACCGCCTCTTCAATGTGATTCTCGACAAAACCGGTCGTGTTTTCGTTGTCTTTGTCGAGGATTCTGCCGCTGAACAGGCGCAGGCTGGGAACGAAGGTACCGTCGCGTAAGCTGCACTCAAAATCGCCATACAGGGCCAGACCGGCGACATGGGTGCCGTGACCGTTCTCGTCATGGGATCCTTCGCCAGGCAGAAAGCTCTGCGCCTCGCCCACGGCAGCTCCCAGCAGGGGGTGTCCTGTCGCGAGACCGCTATCCAGGACAACGACGCCGGGTGCATCCTCGCCTGGATCAATAATCTCGGGAAAGTTCTGTATATCCTGAAAAACAACGGATCGCTTCAGACCAAAGTTGGGCGGCAGGTCAACAGAACGCACATCACGATGCCGGAGGAGTTGGTCCGCCTGAGCGGGGTTACAAAGAATCCGGTAGAGCGTCAACCCGGGCTGTTTGACCTGATCCTTTTTTTCAATGCTTTGCTGCGTCAGCCATTCTTCGAACTTAGCCCATTCTTGATCACGCCCCTGATGGTTATCCTCCAATGGCCAAAGCTCGATATCCAGCAGGAATTCATCTGATTCCGGGAGACCCTGTTTCCTCAACGCCCAACCTTTGCGGTCCTCGGAACTCCAGCCATCGATACTTTGCAGGGCATAAATGACCTGCTTATTCGTGACATCGCCGCCACGGGCCATGGTCGAGAGACGCGACTCGAACTGGGCGAGGGCCGCGTTGCTGGCGAAACCGATGACGACCGTTTCGTCTTCCTGACTGACAAATTCTATTTCCGGTGAAATCTTGCGCAGATCCTCGGGGTCAAATCCCTTGTGCACAGAAAACCGGAACAGCCTGCGATCATCAAATCCACCCACATCACCAGTAGCTTGTTCCTTGGCATTGGCGAGCTTCTGTAACAGCCCGCGACCGTGTCCGCAGACATCACTAGGTGCCTTCGGAGGCATATAGGTTCCAGGTCGTTTCTCGTTGACCGGCGCTTCGCGCTGCAGAGCAAGGTGGGGAAAGGTTTCTTCCATGACCGATTAGCTCCTCTTGGTGCGTGCTCTTCGAGCATCCTCGCGCTTGATGGCTGATTGCAGGTGGCGTTCACTGAGGAACTCTTTACCCGCCAGAACCATATCTTTCGCGGCACGGCGCAGAACGCGCTCCACGTCGGCGTGGCTCATGCCCTTAAACAGACTTGCTATGCGAGCATCATCAACTTCGAATTCCCTACGAAGACCGTGAAGCTTGACGGATAATAAGCGACGCAACTGTTCAAGATTTGGTGATTCAAAAATCAGCACCTCATCAAATCGCCGCCAAACGGCGGAATCGAGAATGCGTTCATGGTTGGTTGCCGCCACCAGAATGCTCTTACCTTCATAAGCATCGAGCATCTGGAGGAAGGCATTCACTACCCGCTTCAGTTCTCCGTGCTCAGCCTCATCTGAACGCTCCTTGGCCATTGCATCAAACTCATCGAACAGTACTACCATCGGCACGGTAGAGATAAAATCGAAGACTTGCCGCAAATTGGACGCTGTTTCGCCCAGCAAAGAGGAAATCACGCTGTCGATGCGTACTATTGCCAGCGGCAAGCCAAGCTCACTGGCTAGAACTTCAGCGGTCAGAGTTTTCCCACATCCCGGAG includes these proteins:
- a CDS encoding IS3 family transposase (programmed frameshift), whose protein sequence is MKRQQRYTPEFRTEAVKMVTEQGLSQPEAAKRLSIPKGTLANWVAESRAANLSIAPGALSADELAKENSRLRKELAEARMERDILKKANGVLCQGVAARYAFMKQWRLHFPVTIMCRVFDVSRSGFYAWLTREPSQRAQEDERLKVAIKAAHKRTRESYSSRRLQPELAAEGFIAGRDRIARLRRELGIRCRQRRKFKATTNSKHNLPVAENLLEQTFTPSAPNEVWVSDITYIPTGEGWLYLAGIKDVFTCEIVGYAMAERMTQELTSRALFRAAQQKRPTAGLIHHSDRGSQYCSHDYQNLLVQFGMRPSMSRKGNCYDNAPMESFWGTLKNELVHHCRYATRAEAEASIREYIEIFYNRQRRHSRLGYLAPAVFLQNFNLQTAAA
- a CDS encoding HsdR family type I site-specific deoxyribonuclease, whose protein sequence is MVDRIDLDTQITATFNAADIPNMIGAATRQELQSLLAADTRKIIITTIHKFGEADGRLNERSNIIVMVDEAHRTQEGDLGRKMRDALPNAFLFGLTGTPINKRDRNTFWAFGADEDEQGYMSRYSFQDSIRDKATLPLHFEAVDVKLHINKDAIDEAYSQMTDELSELDRDDLAKRAAKMAVLIKAPARVNAICQHIVKHFQEKVEPNGFKAQVVTFDRECCVLYKKAMDELVGPEASAIVMHTQGGKSDDYAEWKLAKDEEEKLLDRFRDPNDPLKFLIVTSKLLTGFDAPILQVMYLDKPMKDHNLLQAICRTNRVYPGKTHGLIVDYLGIFDDVATALDFDEKAVQRVITNLDDLKKELPGVVAKSLSFFPSVDRTVGGYEGLIAAQDCLPDNETRDKFAAEYSVLSRLWEALSPDPCLGLYEKDYKWLTQVYESVKPPSGNGKLLWHALGAKTIELVHENVHLETVRDDLDTLVMDAEVLEGLLDAKDPDKKSKEIEIKLIARLRKHKDNPKFVALGERLEKLKERHEQGLLHSLDFLKELLTLAKEVVQAEKQVDPVDEQAKAKAALTELFAEVKNGKTPMVVERIVNDIDEIVRMVRFPGWQDTKAGEREVQKALRKVIYVKYQVKDQDLFDKAYSYIKQYY
- a CDS encoding IS3 family transposase (programmed frameshift), producing MKRQQRYTPEFRTEAVKMVTEQGLSQPEAAKRLSIPKGTLANWVAESRAANLSIAPGALSADELAKENSRLRKELAEARMERDILKKANGVLCQGVAARYAFMKQWRLHFPVTIMCRVFDVSRSGFYAWLTREPSQRAQEDERLKVAIKAAHKRTRESYSSRRLQPELAAEGFIAGRDRIARLRRELGIRCRQRRKFKATTNSKHNLPVAENLLEQTFTPSAPNEVWVSDITYIPTGEGWLYLAGIKDVFTCEIVGYAMAERMTQELTSRALFRAAQQKRPTAGLIHHSDRGSQYCSHDYQNLLVQFGMRPSMSRKGNCYDNAPMESFWGTLKNELVHHCRYATRAEAEASIREYIEIFYNRQRRHSRLGYLAPAVFLQNFNLQTAAA
- a CDS encoding S8 family peptidase, translating into MEETFPHLALQREAPVNEKRPGTYMPPKAPSDVCGHGRGLLQKLANAKEQATGDVGGFDDRRLFRFSVHKGFDPEDLRKISPEIEFVSQEDETVVIGFASNAALAQFESRLSTMARGGDVTNKQVIYALQSIDGWSSEDRKGWALRKQGLPESDEFLLDIELWPLEDNHQGRDQEWAKFEEWLTQQSIEKKDQVKQPGLTLYRILCNPAQADQLLRHRDVRSVDLPPNFGLKRSVVFQDIQNFPEIIDPGEDAPGVVVLDSGLATGHPLLGAAVGEAQSFLPGEGSHDENGHGTHVAGLALYGDFECSLRDGTFVPSLRLFSGRILDKDNENTTGFVENHIEEAVRYFTEEYNCRVFNLSFGDANKPYLGGHLRGLSMTLDTLSRELGVLFVVSAGNHRIGEDSPDGLTWRDNYPNYLLDDAWRIIEPAPALNALTVGSLARHNQSWNSQTHTHDPSEVPIAQPDQPSPFTRGGYSVDGAIKPELVAHGGNWAINTRAGDVSCQ
- a CDS encoding ATP-binding protein, whose product is MATAKLLRQLIKTGSEGNHEAFKRVSEQLIQEERVKNHHLLANDLEKILYGRRSSTVPFHSVLNDRLPKDKERNLPLLQIKEPVRRLEDVVLSDENSSLLDELLQEHHRAETLNSYGLHPADKLLFCGPPGCGKTLTAEVLASELGLPLAIVRIDSVISSLLGETASNLRQVFDFISTVPMVVLFDEFDAMAKERSDEAEHGELKRVVNAFLQMLDAYEGKSILVAATNHERILDSAVWRRFDEVLIFESPNLEQLRRLLSVKLHGLRREFEVDDARIASLFKGMSHADVERVLRRAAKDMVLAGKEFLSERHLQSAIKREDARRARTKRS